Proteins found in one Mucilaginibacter gracilis genomic segment:
- a CDS encoding SusC/RagA family TonB-linked outer membrane protein, which yields MDENFYKKLKLKIKPFLVLLMAVAIAMPKANAAVDWQTRTERLETVLKKIEQQYRVSFVYDATEINKNLDIKVVETSKTVDLFLQQLGSYGIAYKVVGNKVILKKSASTLKDTPIKGKVVEKTGSGKESIPGVTVMEKGTKNVVSTGPNGDFAITVKDGAVLLFTAVGYKTKEVVVGSQTTIEVVMEANVNNLSEVVVTGYQSLDKKLFTGAATTLKGEDVKRDGISDVSRMLEGRVAGVSVQNVSGTFGAAPKIRVRGATSISGDNKPLFVVDGIVLEDVVNISNEALSTGDANTLVGSSVAGLNPDDIESFTILKDAAATAQYGARAMNGVVIITTKKGKDTKGKPNVSYTGEFTSYLKPSYSTYDILNSADQMNVYLEMRDKGWLNEGVTANNANGGVFTKMYNTMYSYNAASDSYVLRNDAPSEKQFLQRYANGNTNWFDVLFKNSLQMQHSLSVTSGTEKSQLYASTSFLKDNGWTIGDNVSRFTGSLRGTFKISDKLSFELLTLGSVRDQAAPGTLSRVSNPVFGQYDRDFDINPFSYAINTSRVLTAYDANGGLEYFTRDYAPFNIVSELKNNTLNLTQIDFKGQIGVKYKVLKQLQYSFDGAYRFAKTNQEHKVTENSNQANAYRAGINPANATIMANNRFLYHDPDSPDGLPVTVLPYGGFYNTVGDNITNYYFRNALEWNTTFNKDHLVNVFAAQELRYIDRQHVTFDGYGYQYDQGGVPYIDPNIVKSNVESNLNYYSMGYTYERYLNYQLRAAYSYKGKYSLNSTVRYDGSNLLGESPTARWLPTWNVSGAWNMDLEDFYQKSSLIKTLNRVTWRATYGLTASLGPATNSSLVLQSQSTSRPVITEKETALYIKYLENSQLTFEKQYETNLGVDLGFLQDRITLTVDVYDRKGFDLIGKITTSGIGGEADKIANYANMRSKGIEVTIGATPVKHKDFTWNTNLNFAKTSSKITNLQSQPTIFDLVNQDGGPQLGYPQRGLFSIDFVGLSHDRGIPQFIKEDGTVGTNVYLQSIVTKYLKYEGPVDPTLTGGFFNSFKYKQLSLGVLVTFSAGNKVRLDPVFKSSYTDLDATSSIFLKRWEKPGDELTTNVPSILDKYSAAQLDGYPYNNYNYSSARVADGGFVRLKTVSLSYAIKPQYLAKLGITNAALSFATNNVWLIYSDSALNGKDPEFFGSGGVALPIPRQFTLSLKVGF from the coding sequence ATGGATGAAAATTTCTACAAAAAGTTAAAGTTGAAAATTAAGCCGTTTTTGGTTCTGCTGATGGCGGTTGCCATAGCGATGCCAAAAGCGAACGCTGCGGTGGACTGGCAAACCCGCACAGAACGGCTTGAAACCGTGCTTAAAAAAATTGAGCAACAGTATCGTGTAAGTTTTGTGTATGATGCAACCGAAATCAACAAAAATTTGGACATTAAGGTTGTTGAAACCTCTAAAACTGTTGATTTATTTTTACAACAACTTGGCAGTTATGGTATTGCTTATAAGGTTGTTGGTAACAAGGTTATTCTTAAAAAAAGCGCCAGCACTCTTAAGGATACTCCTATTAAAGGTAAAGTTGTTGAAAAAACCGGAAGCGGTAAAGAATCTATCCCCGGCGTAACCGTTATGGAAAAGGGTACTAAAAATGTTGTATCAACCGGCCCTAACGGCGATTTTGCCATTACTGTAAAAGATGGTGCAGTGTTGCTTTTTACCGCAGTTGGTTATAAAACCAAAGAAGTGGTTGTTGGCTCACAAACAACTATTGAGGTTGTAATGGAAGCTAACGTTAATAACCTGAGCGAAGTTGTAGTAACAGGTTATCAAAGTTTGGATAAAAAATTATTTACCGGTGCTGCCACCACTTTAAAAGGTGAAGATGTAAAACGCGATGGTATTAGCGATGTAAGCCGTATGCTTGAAGGCCGCGTAGCCGGTGTATCGGTTCAAAACGTTTCGGGTACGTTTGGTGCCGCTCCAAAAATACGTGTACGTGGTGCAACCTCTATTAGTGGTGATAATAAGCCATTGTTTGTTGTTGACGGTATAGTTTTGGAAGATGTTGTAAATATATCTAACGAAGCACTTTCAACAGGTGATGCTAATACCCTGGTTGGTTCATCAGTAGCAGGTTTAAACCCTGATGATATTGAAAGCTTTACCATACTAAAGGATGCTGCTGCAACGGCACAATACGGTGCACGCGCCATGAACGGTGTAGTAATTATCACAACTAAAAAAGGTAAAGATACCAAGGGTAAACCAAACGTATCATACACAGGCGAGTTTACAAGCTACTTAAAACCATCATACAGCACGTATGATATTTTAAACTCGGCCGACCAGATGAACGTTTACCTGGAAATGCGCGACAAAGGCTGGTTAAACGAAGGTGTAACCGCTAATAATGCAAATGGTGGTGTATTTACAAAAATGTATAACACCATGTACAGCTATAATGCAGCTTCGGATAGCTACGTTTTAAGAAACGATGCCCCAAGCGAGAAGCAATTTTTACAACGTTACGCCAATGGCAACACCAATTGGTTTGATGTATTGTTTAAAAATTCGTTACAAATGCAACACTCGCTAAGTGTTACTTCGGGTACCGAAAAATCTCAGCTTTATGCTTCTACCAGCTTTTTAAAAGATAACGGCTGGACAATTGGCGATAACGTAAGCAGGTTTACCGGTAGCTTAAGAGGTACATTTAAAATTAGCGACAAGTTAAGCTTTGAGTTACTTACCCTGGGATCTGTGCGCGACCAGGCAGCGCCAGGTACTTTGAGCCGTGTAAGCAACCCGGTATTTGGCCAGTATGACAGGGATTTTGATATTAACCCTTTTAGCTATGCCATTAATACCAGCCGTGTATTAACAGCTTATGATGCAAATGGCGGCCTTGAATATTTTACAAGAGATTATGCTCCGTTTAACATCGTATCTGAGTTAAAAAACAACACTTTAAATTTAACCCAAATTGATTTTAAGGGTCAGATAGGTGTTAAATACAAAGTTTTAAAACAACTTCAGTACTCTTTTGATGGTGCTTACCGTTTTGCAAAAACAAACCAGGAACATAAAGTTACCGAAAACTCTAACCAGGCTAATGCTTACCGGGCTGGTATAAACCCGGCTAATGCAACTATAATGGCAAACAACAGGTTTTTATACCATGACCCCGATAGCCCAGACGGTTTGCCGGTTACTGTGTTACCTTATGGTGGTTTTTATAATACCGTTGGCGATAACATTACAAACTATTACTTCCGTAATGCTTTGGAGTGGAACACAACATTTAATAAAGACCACTTAGTTAACGTTTTTGCTGCGCAAGAGTTACGTTATATTGACCGCCAACACGTTACCTTTGATGGTTACGGTTACCAGTATGACCAAGGTGGTGTGCCTTACATTGATCCAAACATCGTTAAATCTAACGTTGAATCAAACCTTAACTATTATAGTATGGGTTACACCTACGAGCGTTACCTAAACTATCAGTTACGTGCGGCTTACTCGTATAAAGGTAAATACAGCTTAAACTCAACAGTGCGTTATGATGGTTCGAACCTTTTGGGCGAATCGCCAACGGCAAGATGGTTGCCAACCTGGAACGTTTCGGGCGCATGGAACATGGATCTTGAGGATTTTTATCAAAAAAGCAGCCTTATCAAAACCCTTAACCGTGTTACCTGGCGTGCTACCTATGGTTTAACAGCAAGCTTAGGCCCGGCCACCAACTCAAGTTTGGTATTGCAATCGCAAAGTACCAGCAGGCCTGTTATTACCGAAAAGGAAACAGCTTTGTACATAAAGTATTTAGAAAACTCGCAATTAACCTTCGAGAAACAATACGAAACCAACCTTGGTGTTGATTTGGGCTTTTTACAAGATAGAATTACTTTAACTGTTGACGTTTACGACAGAAAAGGTTTTGATTTGATAGGTAAAATTACCACCTCGGGTATAGGCGGTGAGGCCGATAAAATTGCCAACTATGCCAATATGCGCTCAAAGGGTATAGAGGTTACAATTGGTGCCACACCTGTAAAACATAAAGATTTTACTTGGAACACTAACCTAAACTTTGCAAAAACATCATCAAAAATTACTAACCTGCAAAGCCAGCCAACTATATTTGATTTGGTAAACCAGGATGGTGGCCCGCAATTAGGCTACCCGCAAAGAGGTTTATTCTCGATTGATTTTGTTGGTTTATCTCACGACAGAGGTATCCCTCAGTTTATTAAAGAAGATGGAACAGTTGGTACAAACGTTTACCTGCAAAGTATAGTTACTAAATACTTGAAATACGAAGGCCCGGTTGACCCTACATTAACCGGTGGTTTCTTTAACTCATTTAAATACAAACAACTATCGTTGGGCGTGTTGGTAACCTTTAGTGCTGGTAATAAAGTACGGTTAGACCCTGTGTTTAAAAGCAGCTATACCGATTTGGACGCAACGTCGTCTATCTTCTTAAAAAGATGGGAAAAACCGGGTGACGAGTTAACAACCAATGTGCCATCTATATTAGATAAATACAGCGCAGCCCAACTTGATGGTTATCCGTACAATAACTATAACTATTCATCGGCACGTGTAGCCGACGGTGGTTTTGTTAGATTGAAAACAGTATCCTTATCGTATGCTATTAAGCCGCAGTACCTTGCAAAATTAGGTATCACCAATGCCGCGTTAAGTTTTGCAACTAACAACGTATGGCTTATATACTCTGATAGCGCGTTAAACGGAAAAGATCCGGAGTTTTTTGGATCTGGTGGTGTAGCCTTACCCATTCCTCGTCAATTCACATTGTCATTAAAAGTTGGGTTTTAA